The Streptomyces armeniacus genomic interval GGCGCGCGCCGCAGCCACAGCAGCGCGAGCGCCTGCGCCGTGGCGAGCAGCGCGAAGAGCGCGCCGGCGGACACTCCGGACCCGGCCGCCTGCGTGTCGTCCCGTATGACGAGGAACGGCAGCAGCGGCTGCAGGCACAGTCCCGCGGCGGCGACGCACTGCGCGACGCGGTACGCACGCGGCACGGAGGGCGACGCCGACGCCGTAGGCCCCGGCAGCACCGCCCGTACCTCCCAGCCGCCGTCCGGCGTCGGCCCCGTCGTGAGCGTGCCGCCCGCCTCCCGCGCGCGGCCGCGCAGCAGGTTCTGACCCCGCCCGCCGCCGAGCCCCGCGCCGCGCGGCGTACCGCCGCCGGACGCGTCCGGCGGCGCGTTGCGTACGACGACCTCCGTGCCGCCGTCCCCGTACGTGCAGCGCACGGTGGTGGCGGCGCCGGAGGCGTGGCGTACGACGTTGGTCATCGCCTCGCGGACGATGCCGTACGCGGCGTCCCCCGCGGTGCCCTCCGGAAGGGACTCGATGTCGCAGGTGACCGGCTGGCCGAGGGCGCGGAAGCCGGCGACGAGCTCCCGCAGCCGCTCCTCCGGCAGCGGCAGGTCCTCCGCCGAGGGCGCCGGCGCCCGTACGGCACTCAGCGCGCGGGTCACCTCGCGGCCGGTCCCGGCTGCGAACCGTACGGCTTCCCCGGCCAGTTCCGGGCGGCGTTCGCGGAGGCCGAGCGCGGCCTCGACGGTCACCACGATCGCCGTCAGGTGGTGCGCGCTGACGTCGTGCAACTCGCGTTCCATACGGGCGCGTTCCGCCGCGGGAAGACGGTGCCGTTCGGCCTCCGCACGGCGCAGCCGGCGCTCGGCGTTCCGCCGGGCGGTGCGCAGCCGCCGTACGTGCAGCCCCGTGCCGGTGGTGGCGGCGTAGAGGAGCGCGGTGAGCACGAGGTCGAGGCCCTGGCTGCCGCCGAGACCGTGCAGGCTGATGCCGTGCACGAGCTGCCACGCCGCGAGCGTCGCCACGCACAGCAGCGCGGTGCCGGTGTCCCGTTCGACGGCCACCGTGCACAGGGCCAGCGCGACGCCCGCCGTGCCGAGCACGGCCACTGCACCCGCGGGCAGCGGCCCCGCGCCGACGGCGCAGACGGCGGCCACCAGGACGAGCACCGGCACCGGGCGAGTACGGCGGGCCGCGAGCGCGGCGGCCACCAGACCGCAGGCGAGGGCGGCGGCCAGGAGCTCCGCGGCCGTCGGCCCGGCACCGCGCAGCAGCGCGGCACCGGGCCAGACCGCGGCCTGGGCGCCGAGCAGCAGGACCGGCAGGAGCCGGTCGAGCAGGACCGGGAAGGGCCGGTCGAGCAGGACCGGGAGGAGCCGGCCGTGGGTTCGTTCCGTCACGTGCTCAGGCTAGGGACACCCGCGGGCGGCGGGCATCGGGCCGCAGGGCGAGCACGGCGTCTAACCGCGGGTGGAGACGGCACCGCCCGGGAGGCGTACGGAGGGTGCCGGCCCCACCACCCGACGGGTGCTGCCCGGATGGGCAACGGCACCCGCGGCGGCGATCGTTTCCGGCAGGGCCTTTTGGCCACCCGAGGGATCGAACTGGGGGAACAGTGAAGCAACCCGAGGAGCACGTTTTCGCGCGCCGTACGGTGCTCGCCGGTACGGCGGCGGCCGGTGCGGGAGCCGTATGGGGCACGGCGGGTACGGCGGCCGCCGAGGAGGCGCCCGCACACAGCACGGTCGTGCAGACGGCGGTGGACGCCGAGGCGGCACGCCTGGAGCGGACGCTGATCGCGCTGCGCCGGGACATCCACCGGCACCCGGAGGCGCCGGGCCACGAGTGCCGTACGGCCCGGCTGGTCGCCCGCGAACTGCGCGCGGCCGGACTGTCCGTGACCACAGGTGTGGGCGGCCACGGCGTCATCGGCGTCCTGCGGGGCGCGCGTCCGGGCCGTACGGTCGCGTACCGGGCGGACATGGACGCGGTGCCGCCCGGCGACATCGTCGGCGGCGGCCCGGCGCCCGCCCACGTCTGCGGGCATGACGTCCACACCACGGTGGGCGTCGGCGTCGCACGCGTACTCGCGCGGCTGCGGCGGCACCTCGGCGGAACGGTGGTGTTCTTCTTCCAGCCCGCCGAGGAGACCCTGGCCGGTGCCCGCGCCATGCTCGCGACGGGCGTGCTCGAACGCGCCGGCGTTCAGGAGATCCACGCGCTGCACTGCGGACCGTTTCCGGTCGGGCAGTTCGCCGTGACCCCCGGCTACGGGCTGCCGGGCCAGGACCGTGCGGAAGTGCCCCTCGCGGGCGCGGACGCGCCCGCCGCCGCACGGCGGCTGGCCGCCGAACTCGGCGCGCTCGCCACGGTCACACCCCCGCAGACACCCGCCGACCTGGAACGGATGGTCACCGACGTCCAGACCCCCGACGGGCCGCTGGCCCGCTTCGTCGCCCTCCGCGCCCGCGCGGAGGGCGCCAAGGTGAGCGTGGTGTACCGCTGCTGGCCCGAGGAGCGCTACACGGAGGTGCGCGAGGACATCCGCCGGCTGGCCAAGCGGTACGACGGGCCGCACGACGGGCCGTACGACGGTGCGCGCGCCAAGCCGTACGCCGGGCCGCACGCCGGTGCGCGCGCCCGGGTGAGCTTCCCCGCCGACCCGTTCCCGGCCCTGGTCTGCCCGGAAGAGGACGCCGGCGCGCTCGCCCGCCGGCTGCGCGGCACGCTCGGCCGGGACGCGGTGACCCGGCTGCACGCCGCCTTCCCCTTCAACGGCGAGGACTTCGCCCTCTTCCTGGACCGTGTCCCCGGCACGTACACCTTCCTCGGCGTCCGCACCTCCGGCGCACCCGTCACCACGAGCTATCCGCACTACCCCGACTTCGCCCCGGACGAGCGCGCCATCGGCCTCGGCGTACGCGGCATGGCCGGCTGGCTCGCACAGCGGACGCACGCGACGTAGGACCGTGGCGACCGGTGCCGGGGTGCGGACGAATCACGGCCGGGATGGTTCACCGGAAGGGGATGTGGCCTTCGTCACACTCCACTGCTTCCCATCCCCTGAGCTAGTGCAGCTACCAGCAGCGCAGACGCGGAAACGGCGCCCTGCTGACCTAGTACAGATCGCCCGTTCGTTCCGTGGCCAGAGCTGCCGTCGGCGTCACCACGTCGAGTACGTTCGGGCCCCGCGTCGCCGGTGGCGGCGGAGAACCGGAACCGAGGGGGGACTCGGGGCGCAGCCCCGAGAGCCGAGGACCCGGGGCGGGGAGGAGCGCGCTGCGGCGCCGCCCGCGAAGAGGTGCGGCGCGGCAGCGCGCGGGTTCCGGTCGCCCCCGACCGCCGAGGGGGGCGGGTCGGGGGCGGACCGGGGCCGGCCGCCGGACGGCGGGGTGCCGTACGGCCGTGCGCGGTCAGCCCTGGGGTTCGCTGATGTTGACCATCCAGGTGATGCCGAACCGGTCCGTGCACATGCCGAACACGTCACCCCACATCTGCTTCTCCAGCGGCACGGACTCCGAGCCGCCGGCGGACAGCTTCTGCCAGTACCCGCGGAGTTCGGCGTCGTCGTCGCCGCTGAGGCTCACCGAGAAGTTGTTGCCCGGAGTGTGCTCCATGCCGGGCGGGGTGTCCGCGCCCATGAGCGTGAAGCCGCTCGGGGTCTCCAGCATGCCGTGCATGATCTTGTCGGCGTCCGGCTGGCCCTCCTGGCCGCCGAGGTCGCCGTACGTGTTGAGGTCCAGTTCGCCGCCGAACACCTCCTGGTAGAACTCCAGCGCCTGGCGGGCGTCGCCGTCGAAGCTGAGGTACGGGTTGAGACGCGAAGCCATGAAACCCTCCTTTAACGGAGAAAAACGGTCAGATATGCGCAGAGTAGTGCGAAGCGGTTGCAGGGGTGCGGCGGGCAGCGCCGCCCTTCGGAATCAGCCGGTCTCGTCCAGCACTTCGCGCAGCTTGCGTGCGAAGGCCTCCGGCTGCCCCGCGTAACCGAACTCGCCGCCGAGGAAGCCGCCGTGGTGGCTCGGGAACACCGTCGCCCGCTGCCCGAGCAGCTCCGCCGCAGCCACGGCCGTACGCCCCGTGAGGGCCTCCCCGGTCTCCTCGCCCACGGCGATCACGATCCGCGTAGGCGCCGCGCGGAGCGCGCCGGTGTCGGGCTGGTGGCCGCTGACGGTCCACGACCGGTCGGAGAGCAGCGGATCGTCACGCGACCCGTCGTCCTCGGCCGGCAGCCCGTACGCGGCGGGCTCCGGCGCGGGCCGGGCGAAGTAGTCGTCCGTGAACTCGCCCTGCCACGACGTCATCGCGATGAACGCCGCCATCCCGGCACCCGCGCCCC includes:
- a CDS encoding sensor histidine kinase produces the protein MTERTHGRLLPVLLDRPFPVLLDRLLPVLLLGAQAAVWPGAALLRGAGPTAAELLAAALACGLVAAALAARRTRPVPVLVLVAAVCAVGAGPLPAGAVAVLGTAGVALALCTVAVERDTGTALLCVATLAAWQLVHGISLHGLGGSQGLDLVLTALLYAATTGTGLHVRRLRTARRNAERRLRRAEAERHRLPAAERARMERELHDVSAHHLTAIVVTVEAALGLRERRPELAGEAVRFAAGTGREVTRALSAVRAPAPSAEDLPLPEERLRELVAGFRALGQPVTCDIESLPEGTAGDAAYGIVREAMTNVVRHASGAATTVRCTYGDGGTEVVVRNAPPDASGGGTPRGAGLGGGRGQNLLRGRAREAGGTLTTGPTPDGGWEVRAVLPGPTASASPSVPRAYRVAQCVAAAGLCLQPLLPFLVIRDDTQAAGSGVSAGALFALLATAQALALLWLRRAPRTALGTVVALAGLWPVAMAVSAYAGPVLLPVGLSLLTGCAALAMVAARRAAESDSVRCAFPPTENDSVRCAFPTPYGVAPAAAVHAGAVTAAVLDRGTAAPVWLVAVAATAAAAAANGTAWYAGARYGSRRRTARDTHEGRLAAWTEEAVRDAWAERRRITTGLETTVLARTAEVVEEAEAGRLAETAERARAALAAMRALLETVRAGEQPGELRPQPTLQALDLLAHQWRATGRRVEVRLTERMPERLPAEVDLAAYRAAETVLEAGGDEPASLVFDATDRALTLSATGVPRATRRTVRERLEARAATLGGTLTSEQPGRLLLSLPLTTVPDVPTDAATATAAPAAPAAPAAPAPEEGTR
- a CDS encoding M20 metallopeptidase family protein yields the protein MKQPEEHVFARRTVLAGTAAAGAGAVWGTAGTAAAEEAPAHSTVVQTAVDAEAARLERTLIALRRDIHRHPEAPGHECRTARLVARELRAAGLSVTTGVGGHGVIGVLRGARPGRTVAYRADMDAVPPGDIVGGGPAPAHVCGHDVHTTVGVGVARVLARLRRHLGGTVVFFFQPAEETLAGARAMLATGVLERAGVQEIHALHCGPFPVGQFAVTPGYGLPGQDRAEVPLAGADAPAAARRLAAELGALATVTPPQTPADLERMVTDVQTPDGPLARFVALRARAEGAKVSVVYRCWPEERYTEVREDIRRLAKRYDGPHDGPYDGARAKPYAGPHAGARARVSFPADPFPALVCPEEDAGALARRLRGTLGRDAVTRLHAAFPFNGEDFALFLDRVPGTYTFLGVRTSGAPVTTSYPHYPDFAPDERAIGLGVRGMAGWLAQRTHAT
- a CDS encoding VOC family protein; the protein is MASRLNPYLSFDGDARQALEFYQEVFGGELDLNTYGDLGGQEGQPDADKIMHGMLETPSGFTLMGADTPPGMEHTPGNNFSVSLSGDDDAELRGYWQKLSAGGSESVPLEKQMWGDVFGMCTDRFGITWMVNISEPQG